ctCAGTTTGACATTTATCTTTatttcatcaggagactgtacacatgattagtgctagatgttatttccctactttgtatatcaattgtacctgctgagtgttggactcaccccgcctccattgttgatattttcaggttgaggctgtccggagcagttccagttgttggccccccatctgcacgtagagccagttctctactagttcgttatttgttttattttggccttttgctatatcagactttgttttagtattgtctttgaatttttcctatggatattgtatggagtgataccttttgatggatttttttatatgatgttggatttcattctactacgtgcctgcctggacggcagaagaggtgagttcgttggatttgagctttacgagtgtagtggattagggtggatttcgagtcagagttctattgttattgattactattattaactgcgtggttgtgacagccagaggctgaatatctttataaactgcgtggtgtttgttttttatttttttgttatcattccagccgcttgtggctgatgtatatgtgatatgtagaaagtttcatattgccccccgtacaggggagatgttgccgaaatttcttcggacagagactcctctggggcgtgacagtttgATCCTCTAACCCACTagtatttccttgtacttaatgCCCGATTTTGTTAACCCATCAAGTCTGTCCTATCAAATGTTCGGTTCGTCAACCCATCTAGTCTTCCTCTTTCTGGTGTCCGGTCTACTTGATCCATTAAGATTCTATTGCCTAGTGTCCAATCCTCCTAATCTACTAGTACTTTCTTGCTAAGTAACCTACATATTTAACACCTAAATCAGATCTCAAGgattaactttaaaccctttgatATTGTGAAAATACAGATTCAATTATCCAAGTACTATCTGCACTAACAAATACAAGATATCACCAAGTACTCGACAAGCTGGTGCATATGTTCACAGACAACAACACTCAAGTAATTCATAGTAAAACAGGACTCTTATTTTTTGTTCCACCATCAATTATACGCTAACTTTTAGATCAATAACCAATTTTTTCTCTGCATTATTTTCCCATTACATTTTGTGACTGTGCTTCATCTATATGTGCAAAACTTCAGTCAATTTGATATCGGAGTTCAATGAGGGTGATAGGGAGTGGAGCAGTCTCACATAAAATTCTCCGCACAAAATTTCTAGAGAGAAGAAAACTCTGCCATTAGGACCACAAAGTTCTTTGTTTGTTTTGGCGCATTATGAGATTATTTAGATTCTTACTATTGCCCTCCCTTTTGGCCTTTCGTAATCTCTGGTATCTCTAGGCCATTGGAAATAAAGCTAGAAGGTTTTATTGTACAACAGCTCTATTGTTTTCGGTTTCTTAATTTCTGAGAATTAGGAAATTATGATAGGGAAGCCTATGAAACACCACTTGAGCCATTGTCCACTAATGAAACATCAATTCCCTCATTTTTGAGCCACTCAGTATGCAAAATGCCAGCAAGGGACTTGGATTTTCCTATGAATTAAAGGCTTGAGAGAACTGACAGAttcacaaagaaacaaaactctGAATCATATTCATTTCCTAATTCTAGGATGGAAACCTAGATCGTTTCAGTAGattgaattttatttattaattcttCCAAACAAAAATTTGAcagaaatattattataataattctttaatttattttcttatcTATATTCATTCCATCCCTTTAATCGGGAGCTAACTCTGACCAAAGTTTGACACTTTTAACCATATCCATGTGCGAGCATTAATTTTCATCACATTTTGAACTCGAAGACAGCTCACGAAGCGCTGACAGCTTGCGCAATAACCCCACCCAGAGATTCATTACCGACCGGCCGTATTCTTAAAAAGTCCAAACCACAAAATCCACCTTCTTTCTACGAAAATTTCCATATCAAATATTTAAATCTTCTGTCCGATTTATCATACGACGGCTGGTTCGGTCCCACGTGAAGGCTCATCCTTATGGTTAATGTTTTCGGTCCCCGTTGCCTCGGGGGTAAATTTTCTTCTATTTCGCTTATGCTCTGAGGAAGTTATCACGTGAACATGAAGCTCTCGCGTTTGTGCACCGTTCATAATGGTTCGGCACCGAAATGTTTGAATTTTGAGCAAAACCAGCTTTAGCTAGCTAGTGACCACTGCTCCATGCATGCCTGCATTAAGAATCTGCTGGCTAGTCAAGccttgcatttttttttcaagttgtCCAAATCTGACAACAGTGGTCGCCAGACGGACTGGACGAGGTCTGACTTTTAGGGAGTGAATTAATTAACCTTTAGGTATATATAGTGAAGAAAGGTGGTCAATTCCTGAATGAAACCGAAAAGGTTGCTGCAGCCTAGCCGGCCCAACCTTTCGCCTACTAAGTCCAAATGTTTGCGGGGAGTGGTTGCCATCACCATGATCAACAAGAGGAAATCAAATGATATTTATGCAATCTAGTGAGCTCACATGTTTTGTTCGACGTCTGTATGTCAACTACTAACCTATATATCCCCATCAGGTACAGTCCAATCATTGAACTCACTCCCTTGAAAAAGCTGATGCCCAATTCAGCCTGCCAGATCGTCCACTGTTTCTCTCCATCAATCATTGTTCAAGACGCATACTTAGAAACTCTCCCATTAATTAATGCATGCCTGTGAGTTTGCGCCCATGTGTCATCAGATTGTTCAAGATAACCCCAAATTAAAACACATGCAGGGAAGTCTGAGCGAATCAGCAGAAGCTGCATAATAGAGATGCCTACTGATCATTTTATGCTTCACATGGAAAAAGAGGGTTGGGAACTGAGTATTGACGTATCCGGCCAGGTGAGGTGGACTCACCGAAAGCCTACAGGCGTACGTAGCATCATTTGCTTATTAATTAAATTGAGGCAGGTGGGTAGCATGATTGTTGACACATCGCAACAACAGTAGGAAGAGATCGTGAGGACAGGCTTTGTACAcgcatataaatatatatatatatatccttgaAAGTTCATAGATTCCACTGCATATAATATAGCATACTGTGGATTAGTCCCCATCAGGCAGAGCATGCATGAAGAAATAGCTAAATCCACATGAGCAAATAGTTCCTCTGCACTTTTAGGCTTTAATTTGAAGCGTATGTATAAGGAAGGGTTTAGTGCACATCCTTTTCTAGCTATGAATTAAGATGAACTCGTAAATTCATAAGACATtaatgtatttgatgcatgctgtGATTTCGCACAAATAAACTCAACCAGCTGGTAGCTAGCGCTGCTGGTTATAGATTCCAGCCGGCCATGAGCGTTTTTCAGGAGTACATGCATGTGGGGAAGACAGACAGTTTAATTCAGTGGTAATTTTTCACACAAATAATTACATTTTTGGATCTGAACGGAGAGGATCATATCAATCTGTCATATTATTGAGGGAAGCAGCTTGAATACTCTATTGCAAAGTTGGCAGGAGTTATCAAACGGGAGCAACCCACTTGTATTATAATTGCATGCAGTTTCCCACAGGATGGCTAGCTATGATGAGGCCACAAATTAGGCCACTTCTATATATCACCACCTGATCATTCCTCATCAGACTTCATTAAACTATATTAAGCTTAGAAACTGTCGACTCTCACTCCCACTtaagttttatttattaaaaaagaaaaggaaaaggtaaaggttaaaaaaaaaaaaagactataATATAGCTGACATGTTCAGATGTATGAACTTAGCCGCCTCAATTTTATAACTAATGGATGTCTCTTCATCACATTGCCATTTTAATCAATGTATACAAACTTTAGCTTCACGGGCTGGCTATAAATGCATAGTAATAGTTTGTACAAACTTGTCAACTCTCATTCACCAACTCTCCGCAGTACTCCCTTCTCTTAGCTTCTCTCTCCCGCAACAATGGCACAGCATCATCGCCTTCAAGCGTGGGATTGGGAGTCGCCTATGAGTTTTCAGTATCAGTATCAGTATCAGCACCTCTACCAAGGTGAGCAGGGAGAAGCCTGCAAAGAGCTCATGTTCGAAAAACCTTTAACTCCCAGCGACGTAGGCAAGCTCAACCGGTTGGTGATTCCGAAGCAGCACGCGGAGAGGTACTTCCCCCTGGACGGCGTCTCTGGCGAGAAAGGCCTCTTGCTTAGCTTGGAAGACGACTCGGGCAAGATATGGCAGTTTCGGTATTCTTACTGGACCAGTAGCCAGAGCTACGTGCTCACCAAGGGATGGAGCCGCTTCGTTAAGGAAAAACGGTTGGACGCCGGCGATGTCGTTCTCTTCGAGCGTCGACGGGTTGACGGCGATCGGCTCTACATCGGTTGCAGGCATCGGGGGGATCCGGCAGCGACAAACACTGCTGCAGGGCCGTGGAACACACCTTACTATGCGTCGAGTGTCTCAGTGCAACATCAGTACTCCTCTCTTCATGCAGGTTCCGACACCCCGATCTTAATTTTGAATTGGAAAtccattttattttttgtttaaaattatatatgacaAGAAAAGGGATTGCCTTTGCAGAGGAGCAAAGGGATGAAACAGGGGTGCACAAGAGTGAGACAGTGGCACCGTCTAACTCAAAGAGGTTGAGACTGTTTGGTGTAAATTTAGATTACTGGCCGGAGCCAGAGCCGGAGCCTGTGCAGGCCTCCACCTCATGGTTAATCTAGCTAGCACCAGATCTCAGAAATTGGTTAGTCATGATTTTAATTATCAGTTGTTCAAGCTAAGGCAAGTTACTAGTTCTAACCAAAGGTTTCTGTCTGCATTATTTGCACAGCAACAGGAGCTGCTAGGGAAAGCAGTTGAGGTGGAGTGGTAGAGATGGGGAGAGGGAGGACATCCGAGGCCATGCTCACGAATCCCACTGAACCGATCTCATAGCAAAAAGGAGAGGGGAGAAGATATCCCTGGTTTTACAGGCAATCTCTGCTTCCATTTCTTTTAAGTTTTTCCCTGTAAACAGCTCTCTCTGTAAAGGGCTGTGTCAGATCTGATGTACGGGGTCTTGATGTACGGGGTCTTTGGTGAAGTTTCAGAAAACATCAGATTGAAAAGGCGCAGAATGATACTTCAACTTGTAGCACTGACTCACACTCTTGTTaaatttgtgtgtgtgtgtgtttttaatTTCCCATTTTTCAGGAAAAATCTACAGAATCTGATGGGGTTCTCGATCTCTTTTGCCTCTCGCTCATAGTTTACCATTTTTTATGCCTACATACTTGAGACGTCCCGTGAAGAGCGTGATATATTCTGAAATCTCCACCAAAAATAATGACAATAATATTAAACAAACAAACCAAGAGAGGTTGCCTAGAGTCGTGGGGAAATAAAGGTGCATTCATCCGGAGCTTCTTACCTTATGTGTGCCAAAAACAGATAAGACATCTCCGTGTTTTGCCTCCTTTCTACTATATAGTATAGTATTACAAATTCAAAGTACTTAGGCACATACTTTTGCTAAATGCAACCCCCTCCCCCTACAGTAGTGTATTATTGTAAGCTCAAAGTGCTTGATATGTACTTTTCCTAAATGGTCTCCTCACACATTGCTAGTGTGGAATGCACATGTGACTTGTtaataaactaattaattttcTAATGTTGGATGATGGAGTGAAGGAAGGCTTCCTATATGCACTTAATCAAGTATGTCATGTACAGTGCTTTAACAAAGTGTCACATTTCATCTCATGTGAGTGTACTCCATCGTGCATCCACATATTATGGTGTGGGTTGTTAGAGTTCTCATTTGGCTTTGAACATGAACTGGACCTTTATATACTTCACAAGTAAGTTTACTATTTAGAAAGCATATGTTGCTTCCACTGAGTTAATCTTTTTCAGGGTATTAGTTGTGACTTGTgagaaatctaaatttaaatgtCTTAATTTTCTAGACTAAAATGTCTTCTTGCTTCTCATGTTTTAAAAATTGTCATAGCTCTCTTTATAGAGACATGTTAAGTAAGAAGAAATTCACAAGGTTAGACAGACATGGTAGATTCCCAGCAACTTAAAGCTACCTTGTCTCCTACTTTAGCTAATCCtcctttaatttagataaattgtaATCCAGGCCTGTCACTGGTGCATATATAAGAATGCTTCGTTGATGTGACAACCTTGATCAGGAATTGTATAATCAACAACCTGTAAAGTCCCCAACAGAAAAGCTTATAGTAAAACCAAAGCAAACatgataacctaaattaaacCTTAGAGTCTCCATCAAGTTGATTCCTTCAGCCTCTCATGCGTTCGATTAGACAGACTTGCATGGTCCTAATCTTCTCCTTTTTCGTGTTTATTTAATATTACTCGGTGGAAACCATCAACTCTGTAAATTTTAAAGACCAGAGATGTCGGAAGAAACCACGACACAGAATTTGCATCACCAAAGATTCATTTGACTGAGGCTTTATAGTGATATATACTTGATGCAGCCATATCCACTGAAGGATGATCTTGTCTGCCTCAAACAAAAGAGCCATGTGAAGGGCAGTTTCTTCCTCCTATCATTGCAAAGCAGTGCCAGAACACCTGAGCTCATGGCACATATTGATCGAGCCACGACTTGCGATTCCACCACTTGATTCCCGAAAACCTCCACTTGTTTTCGAACTGAGGGATAAGACAGTAGTTAGAGTTACTGATACGAGCTGTGCTTTTAAAGATGAACAATATTAATCTGAGAACTGAAAACAGATTGGACTAAAATCTGAACCAGTTTAATGCATAACCACAACTCACAAAGAGAAACAATAAAGGCAATGAGATTGTTGCTGTGGAATTGCAAGATGGTCAAATTGCATCCTCATTTTAAGTTGTGGTACAGGAATTTGTCTCTCATTTTCAGTCACAACTTGGATTGCCTACACAAAGATTAGATTTTCAACCTTCTTGTTTGCAACATGGCAGGTTTCTCACATTGGATCAGCAATCCTAGCTAGTAAGGATGCCTTCACATGAGAAAATAACTATTATACTCTTTAGCATTGGGGATCAAACAGCTCCTGGGTCGGATGGGTATGATTTTAAGTTTTACAAGCAGACATGGGATGTAGTAAAATCTGATTTTATGGCTACAATCAAGGAATTTTTCACATATGGAACCACACACTAATAATGGAGGTATCTATGAATATTTCAAAGGGGCCAGGACGGATCTAAGAATTAAAGTTGGGGAGACTTGAACTTAATGTAATAAAATATGTCTTATTTGGCGAATACTcttatcaataaaatttttagaaTCATTTTTTTAAACCAACAATTCTAACTTTCAAAGTTTGTACCCAATTACTCCAACATATCTAGTTTATAAGGCTCCATTTTTAGATATGAATATCTTATCTCATCTCATACATTAACTTGATATTCACATATCTATTTTTATCCGAATCTCGTTCAATAAATAGAGGATGATTGATGGTTGTCGCTAGGAGAGGAATTTTGAAATCGAAGGAATTAGGCACTCAAAATTGAAAAGCTTTCACTAGATTGATGTTGCATTTAGAGACGGTAGGAATTGAAGTGTTTTAACCAGTTTGACaatatctctttttaaataaAGAGGATATTAGTGTCTTTTCTTTAAACAAGTAATAGTCAATCAATTTATAAGGATGAAAGGAAAAGAGAGTGGAAGTCTTACCATTTTTTTTACCGTCTTGGCTAGCTCTGACGATAAAAAAAGGCAAAACAAAAATTGCTCTTTTTGGAGAGGAAGAACAACTAGAGTTGTTGTTGGTTGGCTGGAAAACaacaaaagggaaaaaaaaaaaaaaaaaaaaaaagaaggtttGTTACTcttaagaagaggaagaagaaaagaaagatgcTATTGGAGAATGTGAAAAGAAAAACAACTAAGTTATGGttggaaagaaaaaaatagggagaaggaaggaggaggagaagaagtcgACACATGAAGGCTTACACATGAGGTGGTGGGAGTGAAGCTGCATACGCAGAAgaagagaataaaaaaaaaagaggagagaatatgtttttttaaaatttcttaattcGTTTTAAATCAATTGAACTGATTTAACCCAATTAAACTTGGTTCGACCATAACTTGATCAAATCAAGTCCAAATTAGCCTTGGTTTGGACCAACATACTCCTTATCTCTACTCCTACTTGATTGATTTTGTTCGACCCCAATCCGATTTTAATTCAATACCTCCATTTCATCTCCGATTCACTTattcattttattaaaaaattcaataCTTATCAAAACTTATATAGATAATAAATAAAATGATTGGACTATAGCCCAGGATACTACATGCAGCTATCTCTAGCCAGAGTGTTACGGCAAGAAGAAGATCCATTCTCAACTTACATATTTGAGATATGTATTGAGGTGCTAGGCAAGAAGTTGTGCCAACGCATATCTATGGTCGATTTTAATCCTCATCCCAAATGTGAATATTTGAGAATCATCCACTTGGCTTATGCTGATGATTTACTATTATTCACTAGAGGGGGCACAGTCTCACTACTTTGGTCACTTGTATGCAAGAGTTTGGTAAGATGACAGCTTAATTAGGTAAACCATCTGAAATCTAACATCTATATGACAACAGTTGATGAGCAAACAAAGAGGGACCTCTTAGCCATCATAGGTTTCTAGGAGGACGCTATGCTATTTAGATATTGAGGCATTCCATTGACATCAGCAAAACTCAAGATGGCTAATTATTCACCTCTACTTGATTCTTTGGTCAAAAGAATCAATTCATGTCCAAAACACACTATCTTACGTAGGGAACGCTCAATTTATTGCCTCAGTTCTTCAAGGAAGTTGAATGCTTTTGGATGTCCATCCTACCAACTTCCATATGACATTATTGATTGCATCTACAACATTTCCAAAGCATTTATATGGACATCTAAGCACCCATTGATATTATGGGTTGAGATGTGTAAACCTAAGGATAAGGGAGGAATGTGATTTCGAGATATACGAGCTTGGAACCTAGTCCTGCTAGCCAAGGTACTCTGGAGAATATAGGATAAACAGGACACCCTTTGAATTAAATGGACACACCCCACATATCTAACAAAAAACAACCTCTAGGCTTGGCATGCAAAGCATATGACTGTTCATTGATCAAGAAGCTACTACAAATCATGGACATTATCTTAGAGGCATCTAGCACATCAAAAATGGATTCACAGTGGCTAACTGACTGGTTTATGCATGGAGGAGGTAGGGTGGCTAGAGCATATGACTTCTTCAGGAGGACAAGTGCAAAGAAGTCATGGGTGAGCATTGTATGAAAAGGTTACCTACAACCTAGTCGTGCTTTCATTGTCTGGATGTTGGCACACAAGAGGCTCCATGCCAAGGACAAAATCAACTATCTTGAGGATAGGATGCACACCTTTTGTGCCTTGGAGATGGAGACTTAGGGacatctattttttttatgtgcCCGTATTGTTGAGCCATGGAGAAGGATCAGAGTGTGGCTTCACATGCCCAAAGAGATGTCAACCTATAGAAGGATGCTCAGGGGTCTTCAAGCAACACTGAGATGCCTGTATAACACAACTTCACATGCATTACAAATGCTCTTAACCACAGCATGTGATGCACATTGTCATTGTCTTATGACGTTCAACAGCTTGTAGTTGTGacaaatttttggtatcagagcgggtacgatgccTGTTTTGTTTTGTGTTCTATTTTTGGGTTAATCTGAtatcaatttttggtatcagagcaggtttacgatacttgctatgtgttctggatttttgagatttatctgataccaatttttggtattagagcaagtttACGATGCCTGTTTTTCGTGTTTTGAGATTTCGTGTTtcaattttcttgatgtgacttccgggctttgggaccaggtagcagcaggacatctccaggttataggaggtatgtttgtatatTGTTATCGTACATTTCTGTTAGTACATGCATTGTTGTTCTGATAGTGATGACATGTGTTAGCACTCTCTTGTTAGTgcctgcctatttgtttgtagcatgcattgcatgtgttgggtcaatcactgatcacggttgacctactggagatcaaggatttacagtctcaggggatttcctcatatcatactactagtagttttagtgtctgttactactagttggttgagagtcagagtcacataccagtctctattattattagctggataaTGGATGATATTTGTATACATATGTTGACTCAGTTTGTATTACTCCGGTTGGTTAGATCAGTTTAGGATTGGGTTACCTGTTTGACTTGTGCAGTGGggtttgacttatcttagttggtttcgtGATCTTATTAGTTCGGTCGGTAGAGGATCgattttaccttagttgcttttgacgaggattgatttacccttattagatcagttagttgatgaccgatttatttagcagttcgatcattagggtatcgtcatactctatttttagagattctgatctttggggttacttgtgcttggttagatattttgggcGATACATTTGAGTGCATGACTTGTACCAtcatggaaaagactgaattagccatacATCATTgtcggcttagtcagtctatagaggattaaTGTATCATATTCTATTGGGGATTTTGActatggattgtctgtacctgATTGGATGACTTAGAAGATACATGTGGATAGGATACCGCACGGTGTGGAAAATTGTAAAGCgacatgcttaacacttatgagatacagcCGTTATTAGGGTGTATAACTTGGAGAGTGcttttggatatatgatttgtactgacttgaGTGAGTTGAAGTTAGCTACTTAACCTTTACTTGACCCGGTACCACGTAAAGAAAGAAGCAGAGAATgatttttggagatcaggtcgtcATTTAGTGATTTGTTGAGGTGTTTGGAGATAGAGTAGTTCTCTACCTCTTTCGGTAACATGATGGTTTTTAAGGTGATGACTACTAGACTCGCCTATCGTTGCTCTACGGGAGACCCTGACTCATAGACCTACCAGATGTAGTTAGATATTCTTGATGTATCTAGTGTTTCTCTATCATTGTTTAgaagactatctggtatgattgattgatgttgaggatgattcggg
This window of the Zingiber officinale cultivar Zhangliang chromosome 3B, Zo_v1.1, whole genome shotgun sequence genome carries:
- the LOC121968103 gene encoding B3 domain-containing protein Os11g0156000-like, coding for MAQHHRLQAWDWESPMSFQYQYQYQHLYQGEQGEACKELMFEKPLTPSDVGKLNRLVIPKQHAERYFPLDGVSGEKGLLLSLEDDSGKIWQFRYSYWTSSQSYVLTKGWSRFVKEKRLDAGDVVLFERRRVDGDRLYIGCRHRGDPAATNTAAGPWNTPYYASSVSVQHQYSSLHAEEQRDETGVHKSETVAPSNSKRLRLFGVNLDYWPEPEPEPVQASTSWLI